The following coding sequences lie in one Alicyclobacillus curvatus genomic window:
- a CDS encoding adenosylcobinamide amidohydrolase encodes MFCVKDPRQSKLFWVNRGIHWVQNSRLIHIKSDNRLRTISSAIHGGGMNNLCDIVNFKVPKTYNCEAPKLDLSLRLSKLGIQENDAAALMTAARLEDAGWVEVQGEQWSILVCVTAGFSNAARVGGEYLKSLEPGTINTIVIVDGYMTEEAFVESVITVTEAKASALSDLAVTCLDGRIATGTTTDAVVVGATQPSEYQTECPIEYTGLATEFGERLATAVHNAICESGRRYILRQQK; translated from the coding sequence ATGTTTTGTGTCAAAGACCCTCGGCAATCCAAGCTATTCTGGGTAAATCGTGGTATTCACTGGGTCCAAAATAGCCGGCTGATTCATATCAAATCCGATAACAGATTACGCACCATCAGTTCAGCCATCCACGGCGGAGGCATGAACAATCTGTGTGATATCGTGAACTTCAAAGTTCCCAAGACGTACAACTGCGAAGCCCCGAAACTTGATTTGTCTCTCCGGTTGTCTAAGTTGGGGATTCAGGAGAATGACGCTGCAGCTCTAATGACGGCTGCACGTCTCGAAGACGCTGGATGGGTGGAAGTGCAAGGGGAACAGTGGAGTATTTTAGTATGTGTTACAGCCGGATTTTCGAATGCAGCCCGTGTTGGCGGCGAATACCTCAAGTCTTTGGAGCCCGGCACGATTAATACGATTGTTATCGTTGATGGATACATGACTGAAGAAGCATTCGTTGAGTCGGTGATTACAGTAACAGAGGCAAAGGCTTCGGCGCTTTCCGATCTTGCCGTGACGTGTCTCGACGGGCGAATCGCAACGGGTACAACGACAGATGCTGTGGTCGTAGGTGCCACTCAACCCAGCGAATATCAAACGGAGTGCCCCATAGAGTATACAGGGCTTGCTACAGAGTTTGGAGAACGACTCGCCACGGCTGTGCACAATGCGATTTGTGAGTCTGGGCGAAGGTATATCCTGCGGCAACAAAAATAG
- a CDS encoding ABC transporter substrate-binding protein translates to MKKSVFIIPTVLTALTLGVAGCGTNTASGNANTATTSTGSSVSTANQASSSSQTTTSQDASASFPVTLKDGAGHTVTISKQPQRIASTTEGTDEILTALVPKKDIVLVTNYADDPQYSNVTSLVKGISTIQNLTAEQVIAAKPDLVLTASYAKQSVVSQIEQAGIPAYELNNFNSIADIERNIQVVGKLVGQEAKAVKVVRTMQSQLQKVENAVKGQKKVTVLDYSSYGYAAGSSTTVNDVIVDAGGINAAAKLNGWQQMTDEEIVKLNPDVIIDANNDKGFVQKILSDPALKDVSAVKNHRVYGVSSADLTSVSQYVTRGVRDVAKLLYPNVQMGNE, encoded by the coding sequence ATGAAAAAGTCCGTCTTCATCATCCCCACCGTGTTAACTGCTTTGACACTGGGTGTTGCAGGTTGTGGTACGAATACCGCATCCGGCAATGCAAATACTGCAACAACGTCCACAGGGTCTTCAGTCAGCACAGCCAATCAAGCGTCATCATCCTCGCAAACTACTACGTCACAGGATGCATCTGCGTCGTTCCCAGTGACGTTAAAAGACGGTGCAGGCCATACGGTGACCATCTCCAAGCAACCGCAGCGCATCGCCTCGACAACGGAAGGAACGGACGAGATTCTGACAGCATTAGTCCCGAAAAAGGATATCGTTCTCGTGACGAACTACGCGGATGATCCGCAGTACTCGAATGTGACGTCCCTCGTCAAAGGAATTTCCACCATCCAGAATCTCACTGCTGAGCAAGTCATTGCTGCCAAGCCAGACCTTGTATTAACGGCCTCGTATGCAAAGCAAAGTGTGGTCAGTCAGATTGAACAAGCGGGTATTCCAGCATATGAGCTTAACAATTTCAATTCCATTGCTGATATCGAACGAAACATTCAGGTCGTGGGCAAATTGGTTGGACAAGAAGCAAAGGCCGTGAAGGTTGTTAGGACCATGCAGTCTCAGTTGCAGAAGGTGGAAAATGCAGTCAAAGGCCAGAAAAAAGTAACTGTTCTCGACTACAGTTCCTATGGGTATGCGGCTGGCTCATCCACGACAGTAAATGATGTCATTGTGGATGCGGGTGGGATTAACGCAGCAGCTAAGCTGAACGGCTGGCAGCAGATGACGGACGAAGAAATTGTGAAATTAAACCCGGATGTAATCATCGACGCAAACAATGACAAGGGGTTTGTTCAGAAGATCCTTTCAGACCCTGCCTTGAAAGATGTTTCTGCCGTTAAGAATCACCGCGTTTATGGTGTTAGCAGCGCAGATTTGACAAGCGTGTCGCAGTATGTGACACGGGGAGTGCGAGATGTGGCAAAGCTGTTGTATCCGAATGTACAGATGGGAAATGAGTAA
- a CDS encoding iron ABC transporter permease, translating into MSNLRIRWTFVALGIALLVGAALELTLGPVTIPVRQLIPDAWGYFQGVHDTNAIVIGAIRLPRLFVAALVGAGLATTGAALQAVFRNPMADPSIIGVSSGASLGAVLTIQLGLSQLNEWYTPAGAFVSGLIVVFVIYRIATVHGKTSIYSLLLSGVAFSALCSSIVTLILSLAPLETMQQMLFWLMGGLDGSTWREVLMLLVFVVVAIGIYLTQAHALDALSLGEEQAQGVGVSLQQTKQVVLVTSAFVVGACVSSTGVIGFVGLVVPHLLRIWVGPANRRLIISSAVGGAVLMLFADLIARMILLPIELNVGIITSLLGAPFFLFLLRRQESRVYRG; encoded by the coding sequence ATGAGTAATCTTCGGATTCGGTGGACTTTTGTCGCTCTCGGTATCGCACTGTTGGTAGGGGCAGCATTAGAACTGACTCTGGGACCTGTGACTATCCCAGTTCGCCAACTCATTCCAGATGCATGGGGCTATTTTCAGGGTGTGCATGATACCAATGCCATTGTCATTGGAGCCATTCGTTTGCCGCGACTGTTTGTCGCGGCACTCGTTGGGGCCGGGTTGGCCACCACCGGGGCTGCTCTCCAGGCTGTGTTTCGGAATCCGATGGCTGACCCATCGATTATCGGAGTGTCCAGCGGGGCTTCCCTTGGAGCAGTGTTGACCATTCAACTCGGGTTGTCGCAACTGAATGAGTGGTATACCCCTGCAGGAGCGTTCGTGAGTGGACTGATTGTGGTCTTTGTCATCTATCGCATTGCCACCGTGCATGGAAAAACATCAATTTATTCATTACTGTTGTCAGGTGTTGCATTTAGCGCACTATGCAGTTCTATCGTGACATTGATTCTCTCACTCGCACCGCTCGAGACGATGCAACAGATGCTGTTTTGGTTGATGGGCGGGCTGGATGGAAGTACATGGCGCGAAGTTTTAATGCTCCTTGTGTTTGTTGTTGTCGCGATTGGAATTTACCTGACGCAAGCACATGCACTTGACGCACTGTCCTTGGGAGAAGAGCAGGCGCAAGGAGTTGGGGTGTCGCTGCAGCAGACAAAGCAGGTTGTGCTCGTTACCTCTGCATTCGTGGTCGGCGCATGTGTTAGTTCTACAGGAGTGATTGGGTTCGTTGGATTGGTCGTACCCCACCTGTTACGGATTTGGGTGGGGCCTGCAAATCGGCGGCTCATCATTTCCTCAGCTGTTGGAGGTGCCGTCCTGATGCTATTCGCGGACTTAATCGCCCGAATGATACTGTTGCCGATTGAGTTAAACGTTGGCATCATTACGTCTTTACTTGGGGCACCGTTCTTTCTGTTCCTGTTGCGTCGTCAAGAGTCGCGCGTGTACCGGGGGTGA
- a CDS encoding ABC transporter ATP-binding protein, which yields MEDLSFGGILERIQCEWSGGQVVGLVGPNGAGKSTLLRLLAGVIRPTRGRIYIRGQSISKVSPKDRARDVAYLPQQMPDNASFTVEQYVEMGRFPYRTLFGGLDRESREAVNRAMTGLNLLSFRTARLDQISGGERQRAGVARCLAQGSPIILLDEPIANLDVHYQLDILLHLQRLAQEGRLIVIAIHHLELAARYCDRLLLLHSGRVYAEGPPQDVLSERALEEVFQVKAKTYADPFGGHLRVSCSP from the coding sequence ATGGAGGATCTGTCTTTCGGCGGTATATTGGAACGTATTCAGTGTGAATGGTCGGGCGGACAAGTCGTCGGGCTTGTGGGCCCGAATGGAGCAGGTAAATCAACGCTATTGCGTCTACTTGCGGGTGTGATTCGACCGACTCGAGGTCGAATCTATATCCGTGGCCAGTCGATTTCCAAAGTATCTCCGAAGGACCGGGCCAGGGACGTGGCTTATCTGCCGCAACAGATGCCGGACAACGCATCGTTTACGGTTGAACAGTACGTAGAAATGGGGCGCTTCCCTTATCGTACACTCTTTGGAGGCCTCGATAGGGAAAGCCGTGAAGCTGTGAATCGAGCGATGACTGGCTTGAACTTGTTGTCCTTTCGAACGGCCCGGCTTGATCAAATATCCGGTGGAGAACGGCAGCGTGCAGGCGTTGCACGTTGTCTGGCCCAGGGTAGTCCAATCATTCTGCTTGATGAACCAATAGCAAACCTAGACGTTCATTACCAACTGGACATCCTTCTTCATCTGCAAAGGTTGGCCCAAGAGGGGCGACTCATCGTCATCGCGATTCACCATCTTGAGCTTGCCGCTAGGTATTGCGACAGGCTCTTATTGCTGCATTCAGGTCGAGTGTATGCTGAAGGACCTCCGCAGGATGTTCTGTCAGAGCGTGCTTTAGAAGAGGTGTTCCAGGTGAAAGCCAAAACATATGCCGATCCGTTTGGCGGACACCTGCGTGTGAGTTGTTCGCCTTGA
- the cobU gene encoding bifunctional adenosylcobinamide kinase/adenosylcobinamide-phosphate guanylyltransferase, with product MGYTFVLGGARSGKSSFAEQLALRISEIHSMNVMYVATAQISDDEMQERIQRHRSGRPSQWETAEIPLNVSSWLQTERAPQVILIDCLSLLLNNWMFLDGCDEEQVFARIDALVAAMAETEHRVIVVSNEVGQGIVPGDGVSRRYRDWLGVMNQKTAQCAEKVIWVVAGIPVDLRKLQVSLP from the coding sequence TTGGGATATACCTTTGTTCTTGGCGGTGCGCGTAGTGGAAAGAGTTCGTTCGCAGAACAACTGGCACTGCGCATATCCGAGATCCATTCCATGAATGTTATGTACGTGGCAACCGCACAAATCAGCGATGATGAGATGCAAGAACGTATCCAACGTCACCGTTCAGGGAGGCCGTCACAATGGGAGACGGCTGAAATCCCACTCAACGTTTCCAGTTGGCTCCAAACAGAGCGTGCGCCGCAGGTTATTCTCATTGACTGTCTCTCCCTGCTCCTAAATAACTGGATGTTTCTCGACGGCTGCGACGAAGAGCAGGTCTTCGCCAGAATTGACGCGCTTGTTGCGGCGATGGCAGAAACGGAGCACAGGGTGATCGTTGTCAGCAATGAGGTTGGGCAAGGCATAGTCCCTGGGGATGGCGTGTCACGCAGGTACCGGGATTGGCTCGGTGTAATGAATCAGAAGACGGCCCAATGTGCTGAGAAGGTGATTTGGGTTGTTGCGGGAATCCCAGTAGATTTACGAAAACTGCAGGTATCCCTTCCATGA
- the cobD gene encoding cobalamin biosynthesis protein CobD, with protein sequence MNLFFGAGLALFVDRMIGDPRFIPHPVVLIGKYITLYDRRLNRAVASRNAKRAFGIFLTVTTVLIASIIPWLFLFLLKRYTTVWFAWTLNVFLISTTIAWKGLVNAGWGVLHRLQTEGIEAARREVSMIVGRDTEHLSEAEVVRGTVETLAENIVDAIVSPVFYACIGGAPLALFYRAANTLDSMVGYKNERYVDFGWCSARLDDVLNFIPARLTIGLVWIATWMTKNNAREAIRIMQRDARKHPSPNSGIPETMVAGALGVQLGGVNFYGGIESRRATMGDFSRTLQASDIGRTILIVHVTCMVILVMAGLGGVLVWQL encoded by the coding sequence ATGAATCTCTTCTTCGGTGCTGGCCTGGCTCTGTTCGTTGACAGAATGATAGGAGATCCGAGATTTATTCCACATCCCGTTGTATTGATTGGTAAGTACATCACGCTGTATGACCGCCGCTTGAACCGGGCCGTTGCCTCGCGCAACGCAAAACGCGCCTTTGGTATCTTCCTTACCGTCACAACCGTATTGATTGCAAGCATTATCCCGTGGTTGTTCCTTTTTCTGCTGAAACGATACACGACGGTGTGGTTCGCTTGGACGTTAAACGTGTTTCTTATCTCTACAACGATAGCCTGGAAAGGGTTGGTGAATGCCGGTTGGGGCGTACTCCATCGGTTGCAAACAGAGGGGATAGAAGCTGCGCGGCGAGAAGTATCCATGATTGTCGGGCGGGATACTGAACATTTATCGGAGGCCGAAGTGGTACGTGGCACGGTCGAGACCCTTGCTGAGAATATCGTGGATGCGATTGTCTCCCCTGTATTTTATGCCTGCATCGGTGGGGCCCCATTGGCACTCTTTTACCGGGCAGCCAATACACTCGACTCTATGGTCGGGTATAAAAATGAGCGTTATGTGGACTTTGGGTGGTGTTCTGCTCGGCTTGACGACGTATTGAACTTCATTCCGGCCCGTCTGACCATCGGTCTCGTATGGATCGCGACATGGATGACAAAGAACAACGCACGCGAGGCAATCCGAATCATGCAGAGGGATGCCCGCAAACATCCAAGTCCCAACAGCGGCATCCCGGAAACGATGGTTGCAGGTGCACTCGGCGTTCAACTGGGCGGCGTCAACTTCTATGGAGGTATCGAATCCCGGCGAGCGACGATGGGCGACTTCAGCAGAACTTTGCAAGCCTCCGATATTGGGCGCACGATTCTTATTGTTCATGTCACGTGTATGGTGATTTTGGTCATGGCAGGGCTAGGAGGTGTGTTGGTTTGGCAATTGTAA
- the cobS gene encoding adenosylcobinamide-GDP ribazoletransferase, translating into MAIVRWFILATQFATVIPTPSIRTVRDSDVRTSVLFFPIIGVALGSALWGVQYFLTRHVPSLPATAVSLTVYTLLTGALHLDGLMDTADAIGSRRPREEALNIMKDSRIGAMGAVAAILILIGKLTAISSVSPQDWEPFIVVPMTSRLSVIWSMAVSRSARQEGLGSFFARRVSGWVLAGATIFSGVVCIFILPLKDALWVLVYFVVTVSLFNGWMVRKFGGTTGDTYGALNEIMEWVGWMVFAVTIH; encoded by the coding sequence TTGGCAATTGTAAGGTGGTTCATTCTAGCGACACAATTTGCAACAGTGATTCCAACACCCTCCATCCGGACTGTGCGTGACAGTGATGTCCGAACGAGTGTGCTCTTTTTTCCGATTATCGGCGTTGCGCTTGGGAGCGCCCTTTGGGGTGTGCAATATTTTCTTACGAGACATGTGCCAAGCTTGCCTGCCACGGCAGTTTCACTGACGGTGTACACCCTTCTTACAGGAGCGCTTCATCTGGATGGTCTGATGGACACGGCTGATGCCATTGGCAGCAGACGCCCGCGCGAAGAGGCGCTCAACATTATGAAAGACAGCCGCATTGGAGCCATGGGGGCTGTGGCTGCCATCCTCATCCTCATTGGGAAATTGACAGCGATATCGAGTGTTTCCCCGCAAGATTGGGAGCCCTTTATCGTTGTTCCAATGACGTCTAGGCTGTCAGTGATCTGGTCGATGGCGGTGTCTCGCTCTGCCCGACAGGAAGGGTTGGGCAGTTTTTTTGCACGAAGGGTGTCGGGGTGGGTCTTGGCAGGCGCGACCATTTTTAGCGGAGTTGTATGTATTTTCATTCTGCCATTGAAGGACGCACTATGGGTGCTTGTTTACTTTGTCGTAACAGTCTCACTTTTCAACGGTTGGATGGTGCGTAAATTCGGAGGAACGACAGGAGATACGTACGGTGCTTTAAACGAAATCATGGAATGGGTTGGTTGGATGGTATTTGCAGTTACGATCCATTAA
- a CDS encoding pyridoxal phosphate-dependent class II aminotransferase, with translation MHGGRIYEYAEKSGRSSDHVFDFSANINPMGPPKSVMTAIQGAINGIRHYPDARHIEVIQAICSKYPMAVAQSVFCGNGASEVIDLTIRALTPRRVFLFEPAFAEYQQAAERVRAEVVHIPLFAGSSFGESLTDLGELLHDIVSRCRPGDVVVINNPHNPTGMCWRRDEFIRFVAVLGERGVTVLVDESFMDFRPDESERTVMPDTEHLKNLIVVRSATKMYAIPGLRFGFGVAHADLVKKIEVNRDRWSVNHLAQVAAIAAYQDGQFVRATFSWLQREHGYVLQTWGRHAAVQIYPPSVNYFLIHVREDLPVESIVAQLEQEGMFVRRCGNFIGLGAFDIRIAIRSHEDNERMWNAFNDALRRL, from the coding sequence ATGCATGGCGGACGAATTTACGAGTACGCAGAGAAGAGCGGACGAAGCTCTGACCACGTGTTTGATTTTAGTGCAAACATCAATCCGATGGGACCTCCCAAAAGCGTGATGACGGCCATTCAAGGTGCGATTAATGGTATTCGACATTACCCGGACGCCCGGCACATCGAGGTGATTCAGGCCATCTGCAGCAAGTATCCGATGGCGGTTGCGCAGAGTGTTTTTTGCGGTAACGGTGCGTCAGAGGTGATCGATTTGACCATCCGTGCACTAACTCCGAGGCGAGTTTTTCTATTTGAACCCGCGTTTGCGGAATATCAACAGGCTGCAGAGCGGGTTAGAGCCGAGGTCGTCCATATCCCCCTCTTTGCAGGATCGTCGTTCGGAGAATCCCTGACTGATCTCGGAGAATTGTTACATGATATTGTAAGCCGGTGCAGACCCGGCGACGTGGTGGTCATCAACAATCCGCACAACCCAACGGGCATGTGCTGGCGGAGAGATGAGTTCATCCGCTTCGTTGCCGTGCTTGGTGAGAGAGGGGTTACGGTCCTTGTAGATGAATCGTTTATGGATTTTCGACCCGACGAGTCGGAGAGAACAGTCATGCCAGACACAGAGCATCTGAAAAACCTTATTGTTGTGCGATCCGCGACGAAGATGTACGCCATCCCGGGACTTCGGTTTGGTTTCGGCGTAGCGCATGCAGATCTGGTCAAGAAAATTGAAGTGAATCGGGACAGGTGGAGTGTCAATCATCTGGCACAGGTCGCGGCCATCGCCGCGTACCAGGATGGGCAATTTGTTCGGGCGACTTTTTCGTGGCTTCAAAGGGAGCACGGTTACGTCCTCCAGACCTGGGGCAGACATGCGGCCGTGCAGATTTATCCGCCGAGTGTAAACTACTTCTTGATTCACGTACGGGAAGACCTTCCTGTTGAAAGCATTGTCGCACAACTCGAGCAAGAGGGAATGTTTGTCCGCCGCTGTGGAAATTTCATAGGCCTCGGGGCGTTTGACATTCGAATCGCAATTCGGTCTCACGAAGATAACGAGCGAATGTGGAACGCCTTTAATGATGCCTTACGAAGGCTGTGA
- a CDS encoding histidine phosphatase family protein has product MTTLIFVRHGVTTENLNYTLIGHTDPPLHEFGVLQAKAVANALQNVSIDCLYSSPLKRCLQTASVIAERRRNLEINTCPALSEIHLGIVDGMSSFLAYERYKSLMDAALDDSLPDFQFPSGESRSAALRRFQQGLESLVAKHKEGTVCIVTHGGPLGLWLADYHGDPLGRFRHWQPHHASIARVTYRDRRFHVDTLDNTGHLSNGLMKPPSQPS; this is encoded by the coding sequence GTGACGACGCTCATCTTCGTGCGGCATGGTGTGACAACAGAGAACCTGAACTATACCTTGATTGGTCATACTGACCCTCCGTTGCATGAGTTTGGCGTCTTGCAGGCCAAAGCTGTCGCAAATGCGCTTCAGAACGTATCTATCGACTGCCTATACTCCAGTCCGCTGAAGCGTTGCTTGCAGACAGCCAGTGTCATAGCAGAGAGGCGCAGAAATCTTGAGATAAACACATGTCCGGCTCTGAGCGAGATTCACCTTGGTATCGTTGACGGGATGTCTTCCTTCCTCGCGTATGAACGGTATAAGTCTCTGATGGATGCCGCGCTTGACGATTCATTGCCGGACTTTCAGTTTCCATCCGGTGAGTCACGCAGTGCAGCACTGCGCCGTTTTCAACAAGGGCTTGAATCCCTTGTCGCGAAGCACAAAGAAGGTACGGTGTGCATTGTAACTCACGGCGGACCGCTCGGCCTTTGGCTGGCAGACTACCATGGCGATCCGCTGGGACGGTTTCGGCACTGGCAACCTCATCATGCATCGATCGCACGTGTCACGTACCGCGACAGAAGATTTCACGTAGACACTCTTGACAACACAGGCCACTTGTCAAATGGACTCATGAAGCCTCCATCACAGCCTTCGTAA
- a CDS encoding cobyrinate a,c-diamide synthase yields MNLPRIVIAGTHSGVGKSTVSLGLMAAFRQRGLCVQSFKVGPDYIDPSYHTAITDRTSRNLDSWMLDKQMVRDIFVHAATDKDISIVEGVMGFYDGKDVLSNEGSTAEISLLLDCPVLLVVDCSGMARSAAATVKGYQDLDRRVNIAGVVANRVGGEGHFRLIQQAVEHECGIPVVGYLSKHSEIEIPERHLGLIPAIERGEHTLLLEQLSALASSTIDLDAVLSLAKAAPEIPESEKGQVYPSLLSKHTASGDMPKTRIAIARDAAFNFYYEENLELLEHYGAELVFFSPLSGEKIPEDAGGLYIGGGFPEEFAAQLSSMKDVRDDFREKIRNGLPTYAECGGYMYLTEQLTDLQGTTHDLVGLIPARVTMQKRLSGFGYREVTGMEENWLIPSTESARGHEFHYSTIEFRLPQYFAYEASGSRWSGRRGEGYSNGNLVAGYTHLHFASNPLVVEKFVERCRMYRAGESGRQAT; encoded by the coding sequence TTGAATCTACCTCGAATCGTCATTGCAGGCACGCATAGCGGTGTGGGGAAGTCCACCGTTTCTCTGGGCCTCATGGCCGCATTTCGTCAGCGCGGGCTATGCGTACAGAGCTTTAAAGTCGGGCCAGACTACATTGATCCAAGTTATCACACGGCCATTACCGACAGGACATCGAGGAACCTGGACAGTTGGATGCTAGATAAACAGATGGTCCGGGATATCTTCGTCCATGCTGCGACGGATAAGGATATCTCCATTGTAGAAGGTGTGATGGGATTTTACGATGGCAAGGATGTCTTGTCGAACGAGGGAAGCACTGCGGAGATCAGCCTTTTGCTCGATTGCCCCGTCCTTCTGGTTGTCGACTGTTCGGGGATGGCCCGAAGCGCTGCGGCGACGGTTAAAGGTTATCAAGACTTGGACCGTCGTGTAAACATTGCCGGTGTCGTAGCAAACCGTGTAGGCGGGGAAGGCCACTTTCGTCTGATTCAACAGGCGGTGGAACACGAGTGCGGCATCCCCGTCGTGGGATACCTGTCGAAGCATTCGGAAATCGAAATCCCTGAACGACATCTGGGGTTGATTCCGGCTATAGAACGGGGAGAACACACTCTGTTGCTGGAACAACTGAGCGCCCTAGCATCGTCTACGATTGATTTGGATGCGGTGCTCTCCTTAGCGAAGGCTGCGCCGGAGATACCAGAGAGTGAAAAGGGCCAGGTGTACCCGTCACTGTTATCGAAGCATACTGCGTCGGGCGATATGCCAAAGACACGGATTGCTATCGCCAGGGATGCAGCCTTCAACTTTTACTACGAAGAAAACCTGGAGCTGCTCGAGCACTACGGTGCGGAACTTGTGTTCTTCAGTCCACTCTCCGGGGAGAAAATTCCGGAAGATGCAGGGGGCTTGTATATCGGCGGAGGATTCCCTGAAGAGTTTGCGGCACAACTTAGTTCCATGAAAGATGTTCGGGATGACTTTCGAGAGAAAATTCGAAACGGCTTACCGACCTACGCGGAGTGTGGAGGGTATATGTACCTCACGGAACAACTGACGGATCTGCAAGGGACTACGCATGACCTGGTTGGCCTCATTCCCGCACGGGTGACCATGCAGAAACGCCTTTCCGGATTTGGCTATCGGGAAGTAACGGGTATGGAGGAGAACTGGCTGATTCCTTCAACGGAATCTGCGCGAGGGCACGAATTTCACTACTCAACCATCGAGTTTCGTTTGCCACAGTATTTTGCGTATGAAGCATCTGGGTCTCGCTGGTCAGGCCGACGAGGTGAGGGGTATTCGAACGGTAACCTTGTCGCCGGATACACGCATCTTCACTTTGCTTCGAATCCGCTTGTCGTCGAGAAGTTTGTGGAACGGTGCAGAATGTATCGAGCAGGTGAATCAGGAAGGCAGGCGACATGA
- a CDS encoding cobyric acid synthase: MARSLMVVGTSSNVGKSILATALGRILTQDGHRVAPFKAQNMSLNSAVTPSGREIGRAQAVQAEACGILSNEHMNPVLLKPTGNMQSQIVLQGRPIGTKSARDYFYDEKELLWKAVVESYQFLAQRHDIIVIEGAGSPVEMNLKRRDIANMRTAQMAEADVLLVADIDRGGVFASIVGTLQLLDSDERKLVKGIIVNKFRGDARLFDEGRRWLEDYTGVPVRGVIPYIPNLAIDAEDSVGLSADRYHKAKISGEGIRVGIVQLPHISNFTDFDPLFVEPDVGAYFCTQPDELDHVDVIVIPGTKSTLMDLRWLNDNGWTASIQRAVQGGVYVLGICGGYQMLGTEIHDPEHLESEIGTSKQSCNEAI, encoded by the coding sequence ATGGCACGGAGCCTGATGGTTGTTGGTACCTCTTCGAATGTCGGAAAAAGCATCCTGGCAACGGCCCTTGGCCGTATCCTTACACAAGACGGCCATCGTGTAGCACCGTTTAAAGCGCAAAACATGTCACTCAATTCAGCCGTAACGCCTTCAGGCCGGGAGATTGGACGGGCCCAGGCTGTTCAGGCTGAGGCGTGCGGGATCCTTTCCAACGAACATATGAACCCAGTTTTGTTAAAACCGACCGGGAACATGCAAAGCCAGATTGTGCTGCAGGGTCGTCCGATTGGAACGAAATCGGCAAGAGACTATTTCTATGATGAAAAAGAGCTGCTTTGGAAGGCGGTCGTGGAAAGTTATCAATTTCTCGCACAGCGCCATGACATCATTGTCATTGAGGGTGCGGGCAGCCCTGTTGAGATGAACCTGAAACGACGGGACATTGCCAACATGAGGACAGCACAGATGGCCGAAGCAGATGTACTGCTCGTGGCAGACATTGACCGTGGCGGCGTGTTTGCATCCATTGTGGGGACGCTTCAACTGCTCGATTCGGACGAGCGGAAACTCGTAAAGGGGATTATCGTCAACAAGTTTCGCGGTGACGCCCGATTGTTTGATGAAGGCCGTCGCTGGCTCGAGGACTACACCGGTGTGCCTGTACGCGGGGTCATTCCATACATACCAAACCTGGCGATTGATGCAGAAGATTCCGTGGGCTTGTCAGCGGATCGATATCACAAAGCAAAGATATCAGGGGAAGGTATTCGTGTTGGCATTGTTCAGCTTCCCCACATCTCAAATTTCACGGATTTTGATCCACTTTTTGTGGAACCCGACGTTGGCGCGTATTTCTGCACCCAACCCGACGAACTCGATCATGTCGATGTTATCGTAATACCTGGTACAAAAAGCACCTTGATGGACTTGCGCTGGTTGAATGACAACGGCTGGACGGCATCGATTCAGAGGGCGGTTCAAGGTGGAGTGTACGTACTTGGAATCTGTGGCGGTTATCAAATGCTCGGGACCGAGATTCATGACCCGGAACACCTTGAATCCGAGATTGGCACTTCTAAGCAGTCCTGTAATGAAGCAATTTGA